From a single Aspergillus puulaauensis MK2 DNA, chromosome 2, nearly complete sequence genomic region:
- the aclA gene encoding putative ATP citrate lyase subunit (Acl) (COG:C;~EggNog:ENOG410PH8Y;~InterPro:IPR016102,IPR032263;~PFAM:PF16114): MSAKSILEADGKAILNYHLTRAPVIKPTPLPPSTTHNPPPRLASLYFPDDLAVKDVLDQAEVTYPWLLAPGSKFVAKPDQLIKRRGKSGLLALNKTWAEAREWIEARATKEQKVETVVGVLRQFLVEPFVPHPQETEYYINIHSVREGDWILFTHEGGVDVGDVDAKAEKLLIPVNLKNYPSNEEIVSALLSKVPTGVHNVLVDFISRLYAVYVDCQFTYLEINPLVVIPNADATSAEVHFLDLAAKLDQTAEFECGTKWAVARSPANLGLAAAPTSDKINIDAGPPMEFPAPFGRELSKEEKFISDMDAKTGASLKLTVLNANGRVWTLVAGGGASVVYADAIASAGFVSELANYGEYSGAPTETQTFNYARTILDLMLRSPVHPDGKVLFIGGGIANFTNVASTFKGVIRALREVAPVLNEHKVQIWVRRAGPNYQEGLKNIKAVGEELGLDMHVYGPEMHVSGIVPLALQGKQTDIKEFGSA; encoded by the exons ATGTCCGCCAAGTCAATCCTCGAAGCCGATGGCAAGGCCATCCTCAACTACCACCTCACTCGCGCCCCCGTCATCAAGCCtactcctctccctccttcgACCACCCACAACCCTCCCCCCAGACTCGCTTCTCTGTACTTCCCCGACGACCTTGCCGTGAAGGATGTCCTCGACCAGGCAGAGGTTACATACCCGTGGCTGTTGGCCCCCGGATCCAAGTTTGTGGCTAAGCCCGACCAATTGATCAAGAGACGAGGCAAAAGCGGTCTGCTCGCTCTGAACAAGACTTGGGCTGAGGCTAGGGAATGGATTGAAGCTCGTGCTACAAAGGAACAAAAGGTTGAGACCGTCGTCGGTGTGCTCCGCCAGTTCCTCGTCGAGCCCTTCGTTCCTCACCCCCAGGAAACCGAGTACTACATCAACATCCACTCAGTGCGTGAG GGTGACTGGATCCTCTTCACCCACGAGGGTGGTGTCGATGTCGGTGATGTTGATGCTAAGGCGGAGAAGCTTCTAATCCCCGTCAACCTCAAGAACTACCCCTCCAACGAGGAGATTGTTTCGGCTCTTCTCAGCAAGGTCCCCACGGGCGTCCACAACGTCCTCGTGGACTTCATCTCCCGCCTCTACGCTGTCTACGTTGACTGCCAGTTCACCTACCTTGAAATCAACCCTCTTGTGGTCATCCCTAACGCTGATGCTACTTCTGCCGAAGTCCACTTCCTTGACTTGGCTGCTAAGCTCGACCAAACTGCTGAGTTCGAGTGTGGTACCAAGTGGGCTGTTGCTCGTAGCCCGGCTAACCTTggcctggctgctgctcccACATCTGATAAGATCAACATTGATGCTGGTCCTCCCATGGAGTTCCCCGCTCCCTTCGGTCGTGAATtgagcaaggaggagaagttcATTTCAGACATGGATGCCAAGACTGGTGCCTCCCTCAAGCTCACTGTTCTTAACGCCAATGGCCGTGTCTGGACTCTTgtcgctggtggtggtgcctCGGTCGTCTACGCGGATGCCATTGCCTCTGCTGGTTTCGTCAGCGAGCTCGCCAACTACGGTGAGTACTCCGGTGCCCCCACCGAGACTCAGACTTTCAACTACGCCCGCACTATCCTCGACCTAATGCTCCGTTCTCCCGTTCACCCCGACGGAAAGGTCCTCTTCATCGGTGGCGGTATTGCCAACTTCACCAACGTTGCTTCCACCTTCAAGGGTGTCATCCGCGCGCTGCGGGAGGTTGCCCCTGTTCTAAACGAACACAAGGTCCAGATCTGGGTTCGCCGCGCCGGTCCTAACTACCAGGAAGGTCTTAAGAACATCAAAGCTGTCGGCGAGGAGCTTGGCCTCGACATGCACGTCTACGGACCTGAGATGCACGTCAGTGGTATCGTTCCTCTTGCCCTCCAGGGCAAGCAAACTGATATCAAGGAGTTCGGT
- the ACL1 gene encoding putative ATP citrate lyase, subunit 1 (COG:C;~EggNog:ENOG410PGNT;~InterPro:IPR017440,IPR016102,IPR002020,IPR017866, IPR005811,IPR036969,IPR036291,IPR033847,IPR016143, IPR003781;~PFAM:PF00285,PF02629,PF00549;~go_function: GO:0003824 - catalytic activity [Evidence IEA];~go_function: GO:0046912 - transferase activity, transferring acyl groups, acyl groups converted into alkyl on transfer [Evidence IEA]), whose amino-acid sequence MPAAPLLSTANGANANDNITRFEPPSRVRSPFADALFHNKTRCFVYGMQPRAVQGMLDFDFICKRTTPSVAGIIYTFGGQFVSKMYWGTSETLLPVYQDTAKAMAKHPDVDTVVNFASSRSVYSSTMELMQFPQVKSIAIIAEGVPERRAREILVAAQEKGITIIGPATVGGIKPGAYKIGNTGGMMDNIVASKLYRKGSVGYVSKSGGMSNELNNIISQNTDGVYEGVAIGGDRYPGTTFIDHLLRYQAEPECKILVLLGEVGGVEEYRVIEAVKNGTITKPIVAWAIGTCASMFKTEVQFGHAGASANSDLETAVAKNKAMREAGIFVPETFEDMPAVLKKVYDEQVQRGSITPQREPVPPKIPIDYSWAQELGLIRKPAAFISTISDDRGQELLYAGMPISDVFKEDIGIGGVMSLLWFRRRLPSFATKFLEMVLMLTADHGPAVSGAMNTIITTRAGKDLISALVSGLLTIGSRFGGALDGAAEEFTKAFDKGMSPRDFVDTMRKENKLIPGIGHRIKSRNNPDLRVELVKDYVKKHFPSTKLLDYAIAVETVTTSKKDNLILNVDGCIAVCFVDLMRNCGAFSAEESEDYMKMGVLNGLFVLGRSMGLIAHFLDQKRLRTGLYRHPWDDITYLLPALQKGGSEGRVEVNV is encoded by the exons ATGCCTGCAGCCCCCCTGCTCAGCACCGCCAACGgtgccaatgccaatgatAACATCACTCGCTTCGAGCCTCCCAGCCGAGTGCGGTCTCCCTTCGCCGATGCCCTTTTCCACAACAAGACAAGATGCTTCGTATA TGGTATGCAGCCCCGAGCTGTCCAGGGTATGCTTGACTTCGACTTCATCTGCAAGCGGACTACCCCCTCCGTTGCTGGTATCATCTACACATTCGGCGGTCAATTCGTCAGCAAGAT GTACTGGGGTACTAGCGAGACTCTGCTTCCCGTCTACCAGGACACcgcaaaggccatggccaagcACCCTGACGTCGACACCGTCGTCAACTTCGCCTCTTCCCGTTCGGTCTACAGCTCTACTATGGAGCTGATGCAGTTCCCTCAGGTTAAGTCCATTGCCATTATCGCAGAGGGTGTCCCAGAAAGG CGCGCTCGCGAAATCCTTGTCGCTGCCCAGGAGAAGGGCATCACCATCATTGGACCTGCTACTGTCGGTGGTATTAAGCCTGGTGCCTACAAGATCGGTAACACTGGTGGTATGATGGACAACATTGTTGCCTCAAAGCTTTACCGCAAGGGTTCCGTTGGCTATGTCTCCAAGTCTGGTGGTATGTCGAACGAACTGAACAACATTATCTCGCAAAACACCGACGGTGTTTACGAGGGTGTCGCCATAGGTGGTGACCGCTACCCTGGTACTACTTTCATCGATCACCTGCTGCGTTACCAGGCCGAGCCTGAGTGCAAGATCCTTGTTTTGCTCGGTGAAGTCGGTGGTGTCGAGGAATACCGCGTTATTGAGGCCGTCAAGAACGGTACTATCACCAAGCCCATCGTCGCCTGGGCCATCGGTACTTGTGCCAGCATGTTCAAGACTGAAGTTCAGTTCGGTCACGCCGGTGCCTCGGCCAACTCGGACCTTGAAACCGCTGTTGCTAAGAACAAGGCCATGAGGGAGGCTGGCATCTTCGTCCCCGAAACCTTTGAAGACATGCCCGCAGTTCTCAAGAAGGTTTACGACGAACAGGTTCAGAGGGGTTCCATCACTCCCCAGCGTGAGCCCGTCCCTCCCAAGATTCCCATCGACTACTCTTGGGCCCAGGAATTGGGTCTTATCCGTAAGCCCGCTGCCTTCATCTCTACCATCTCCGACGACCGTGGTCAGGAGCTTCTGTACGCTGGAATGCCAATCTCCGATGTCTTCAAGGAGGACATTGGTATCGGTGGTGTCATGTCCCTACTCTGgttccgccgccgcctccccAGCTTCGCTACCAAGTTCTTGGAGATGGTTCTCATGCTTACCGCTGATCACGGTCCCGCCGTGTCTGGTGCCATGAACACCATCATTACCACCCGTGCCGGAAAGGACCTGATCAGTGCTCTTGTCTCTGGTCTCTTGACCATTGGTTCTCGCTTCGGTGGTGCCCTGGATGGCGCTGCTGAAGAGTTCACCAAGGCCTTCGATAAGGGCATGAGCCCCCGTGACTTCGTTGACACCATGCGGAAGGAGAACAAGCTGA TTCCCGGAATCGGTCACCGTATCAAGtcccgcaacaaccccgaTCTTCGTGTTGAGCTGGTCAAGGACTACGTGAAGAAGCACTTCCCCAGCACCAAGCTGCTGGATTATGCTATTGCTGTTGAGACTGTTACAACCTCCAAGAAGGACAACCTCATTCTCAACGTCGACGGTTGCATTGCGGTCTGCTTCGTGGATCTCATGCGCAACTGCGGTGCTTTCTCCGCTGAGGAGTCTGAGGACTACATGAAGATGGGTGTCCTCAACGGTCTCTTCGTTCTGGGTCGCAGCATGGGTCTGATTGCCCATTTCCTCGACCAGAAGAGACTGCGCACTGGTCTCTACCGACACCCTTGGGATGATATCACTTacctcctccccgccctcCAGAAGGGTGGCTCTGAGGGCCGTGTTGAGGTCAAcgtataa
- a CDS encoding Rpp14/Pop5 family protein (COG:J;~EggNog:ENOG410PSB4;~InterPro:IPR038085,IPR002759;~PFAM:PF01900;~go_function: GO:0004540 - ribonuclease activity [Evidence IEA];~go_process: GO:0008033 - tRNA processing [Evidence IEA]) has product MVRVKHRYLLIDILYPDPSSASPPGRSDKQSQLRIHAPTSDALTPSLLAKMVRDEVAEIFGDWGIGRLGGVGAGGVSVKYLSPATSTAIIRCPRASYRLVWTALTYMSRVPAISDAGRPKRLDSMDLKRPCVFRVIRVSGTIRKAEEEAVRIARREIVRLRGAEEVGVLGGLVGGLEKEIERGFAEDTGIDDMEVDSDDD; this is encoded by the exons ATGGTTCGCGTAAAGCATCGCTAcctcctcatcgacatcctTTACCCCGACCCATCCTCCGCTTCACCCCCAGGTCGCTCCGACAAACAATCCCAACTCCGAATCCATGCACCCACATCCGACGCCCTAACCCCCAGCCTTCTAGCGAAAATGGTCCGGGATGAAGTCGCTGAGATATTTGGCGACTGGGGCATCGGTAGGTtaggtggtgttggtgctggtggtgttagCG TGAAATATCTCTCCCCCGCAACATCAACTGCCATAATCCGGTGCCCGCGGGCATCATACCGACTAGTCTGGACGGCTCTTACGTATATGTCTCGCGTCCCTGCTATCAGCGATGCCGGCCGGCCAAAGCGTTTGGATTCGATGGATTTAAAGAGACCGTGTGTCTTTAGGGTGATTCGGGTGTCTGGGACGATACGCaaagcggaggaggaagctgtGCGGAtagcgaggagggagatagTTCGGCTTAGGGGAGCCGAGGAGGTGGGTGTTTTGGGGGGTttggttggggggttggagaaggaaattGAAAGGGGCTTTGCAGAGGACACCGGTATCGATGATATGGAGGTGGATAGCGATGATGATTGA
- a CDS encoding GTPase GPN2 (COG:S;~EggNog:ENOG410PG72;~InterPro:IPR004130,IPR027417,IPR030231;~PFAM:PF03029): MPFAQLVIGPPGAGKSTYCNGMHQFLGAIGRKCSIVNLDPANDKTSYPCALDVRDLVTLEEIMSEDQLGPNGGVLYALEELEENFDWLEEGLKALGDDYIIFDCPGQVEIFTHHSSLRNIFFKIQKLGYRLIVLHLVDSYNLTLPSMYISSLILCLRAMLQMDLPHLNVLTKMDNLSNYSPLPFNLDFYTEVQDLSYLLPHLDAESSRLSHEKFGPLNNAIIDLIEEFGLVGFETVAVEDKKSMMNLLRVIDRASGYVFGPAEGANDSVWQMAVREGMGTMDVRDVQERWIDAKDEYDELELRQLEEEAKRHEQGAADQGGNEGDDDEYGPRAPIPDGGVKVVRKK; encoded by the exons ATGCCATTTGCGCAACTAGTAATAGGTCCGCCTGGTGCGGGAAAGTCTACTTATTGCAATGGCATGCACCAGTTCCTCGGAGCTATTGGGCGCAAATGCTCAATCGTCAATCTTGACCCCGCAAATGACAAGACATCATATCCGTGTGCGCTGGACGTGCGCGACCTCGTGACACTGGAAGAAATAATGAGCGAAGACCAGTTAGGGCCGAATGGTGGTGTTCTATACGCTTTGGAAGAGTTAGAAGAGAACTTTGACTGGTTGGAAGAAGGGCTAAAGGCTCTGGGAG atgattatattatattcgATTGCCCTGGTCAGGTAGAAATATTCACGCACCATTCATCGTTACGGAATATCTTTTTCAAGATCCAGAAGTTGGGTTATAGA TTAATAGTATTACATTTGGTCGACTCATACAACCTCACGCTACCTTCGATGTATATCTCCTCTCTCATCCTTTGTCTTCGCGCCATGCTGCAAATGGACCTGCCCCACCTCAATGTTCTCACGAAGATGGATAATCTGTCCAACTATTCGCCGCTTCCGTTCAATCTAGATTTCTATACTGAGGTTCAAGACCTTTCATATCTCCTACCTCACCTAGATGCAGAGTCATCGCGGTTGTCTCACGAGAAATTTGGACCGCTCAACAACGCTATCATTGACCTAATTGAGGAGTTCGGACTTGTGGGATTTGAAACTGTTGCTGTGGAGGATAAGAAAAGCATGATGAATCTACTCCGAGTAATTGACCGCGCCAGTGGGTACGTTTTCGGACCAGCAGAAGGAGCAAATGACTCTGTCTGGCAAATGGCTGTTCGGGAAGGAATGGGGACCATGGACGTCCGAGACGTACAGGAACGCTGGATAGATGCCAAGGACGAATACgatgagctggagctgcggcagcttgaagaagaagccaaacGACACGAGCAGGGAGCAGCCGATCAGGGCGGGAACGAAGGTGATGACGACGAATATGGCCCAAGAGCGCCAATTCCGGATGGCGGAGTGAAAGTAGTACGGAAGAAATGA
- a CDS encoding WD40 repeat domain-containing protein (COG:D;~EggNog:ENOG410PF93;~InterPro:IPR015943,IPR001680,IPR036322,IPR017986;~PFAM:PF00400;~go_function: GO:0005515 - protein binding [Evidence IEA]), protein MASNQFTIASPPTDAISALKFSPAPDSTRFVVSSWDKNVYVYDLRDENGAAGEGKLLQKFEHRAPVLDVCFGETEDEIYTAGLDWDVRRIDIASSTQTVLSSHDAGVRNVVYSKENNMVISSSWDNTLHVHRMSEDRSAVAASTIIPLPSRPFSMSLTAAKLVVGMASRALHIYDLKALAILTGESEGGNPSRVEVEPWQRRESSLKFMTRCVACMPDDAGYASSSIEGRVAVEWFDPSAESQARKYAFKCHRQASGDVDVVYPVNSLAFHPIHGTFASGGGDGVVALWDGIAKRRIRQYQKYPSSVASVGFSSDGKYLAIAISPGYEDGKENFVDGTVKIYVRELGETEAKGKGAK, encoded by the exons ATGGCGTCAA ATCAATTCACCATTGCGTCGCCGCCAACGGATGCTATCTCCGCATTGAAGTTCTCTCCCGCCCCCGATTCTACGCGATTCGTTGTATCTTCGTGGGATAAGAATGTGTATGTTTATGACTTGCGGGACGAGAACGGAGCGGCTGGCGAAGGGAAGCTGCTACAAAAGTTCGAGCATCGTGCGCCGGTCCTGGATGTGTGTTTCGGCGAAACCGAGGACGAGATCTACACCGCTGGCCTGGACTGGGATGTGAGGAG AATCGATATAGCATCATCTACCCAAACCGTCCTCAGCAGCCACGATGCTGGCGTCCGAAATGTCGTTTATAGCAAGGAGAACAACATGGTcatatcctcctcctgggACAACACGTTACATGTGCATCGCATGAGTGAGGACAGGAGCGCTGTCGCCGCATCTACAATAATCCCTCTTCCATCCAGGCCTTTCTCTATGTCTCTCACAGCAGCGAAGCTTGTCGTGGGCATGGCGTCGCGCGCCCTACATATCTACGACTTAAAAGCactcgccatcctcacagGGGAGTCGGAGGGTGGAAACCCAAGCAGAGTTGAGGTGGAGCCATGGCAGCGTCGTGAAAGCAGCTTGAAGTTTATGACGCGCTGTGTTGCTTGTATGCCGGACGACGCTGGCTATGCTTCCTCGAGCATTGAAGGACGAGTTGCCGTTGAATGGTTTGATCCATCAGCAGAGTCACAAGCACGAAAGTACGCTTTCAAATGTCACCGACAGGCGTCGGGCGATGTTGACGTGGTATATCCGGTTAATTCGCTAGCGTTCCATCCAATCCATGGAACATTCGcatctggaggaggggatggtGTGGTTGCTCTCTGGGATGGCAttgcgaagaggaggatcagACAATACCAAAAGTATCCCTCAAGCGTAGCTTCTGTGGGTTTCAGCTCCGATGGTAAATATCTCGCAATTGCTATCAGCCCCGGTTatgaagatggaaaggaGAACTTTGTCGACGGGACTGTCAAAATCTATGTGCGTGAACTTGGAGAAACGGAAGCAAAGGGAAAAGGCGCGAAATAA
- the RKI1 gene encoding ribose-5-phosphate isomerase RKI1 (BUSCO:EOG092641UM;~COG:G;~EggNog:ENOG410PGR7;~InterPro:IPR004788,IPR037171;~PFAM:PF06026;~go_function: GO:0004751 - ribose-5-phosphate isomerase activity [Evidence IEA];~go_process: GO:0009052 - pentose-phosphate shunt, non-oxidative branch [Evidence IEA]), whose amino-acid sequence MIFLPRISPYNRCLQFRSTSCHSVSSLLRPCIALNPRLSQVSRAPIRLNSTMAELIEKAKRAAGKAAVDNHYPKDAKFVGIGSGSTIVYVVQAIKELGIDTSATRYVPTGFQSKQLIISAGLTAVEFDAIPEGTVLDIAFDGADEVDDELNLIKGGGACLFQEKIVALQAKEFICVADSRKLQSRLLSNWKYIPIEVAPIAAARVITALKQLGSIEPTLRPQAGSKEGPLKTDQSFYIVDAPFPMLLTKADVAAGQDGSGKSGVWEVDTLASAIKHIPGVLDVGIFSGLTGPQAQASGGIGGQRPLAAYFGMPDGSVSIRKAPL is encoded by the exons ATGATATTTCTTCCCCGGATTTCCCCTTACAATCGCTG CCTCCAGTTCAGGTCCACTTCCTGTCATTCAGTTTCATCTTTGCTTCGTCCCTGTATTGCTTTGAACCCGCGCTTGTCACAAGTCTCCAGAGCCCCCATCCGTCTCAACTCCACGATGGCCGAACTCATCGAAAAAGCAAAACGCGCCGCTGGGAAGGCTGCTGTCGACAACCACTACCCCAAAGACGCCAAATTCGTCGGCATTGGCAGTGGCTCTACCATCGTCTACGTTGTTCAAGCCATTAAGGAGCTGGGCATTGATACCTCTGCTACCCGCTATGTGCCGACTGGTTTTCAATCCAAACAGTTGATTATCTCTGCTGGCCTGACGGCTGTGGAGTTTGACGCTATCCCTGAAGGAACTGTACTCGACATCGCATTCGATGGTGCAGACGAggtcgatgatgagcttAACCTGATAAAGGGCGGTGGTGCTTGTCTTTTCCAGGAGAAGATTGTTGCTCTCCAAGCCAAGGAGTTCATCTGCGTTGCAG ATTCGCGCAAGTTGCAATCCCGTCTTCTGTCCAACTGGAAATACATTCCCATTGAAGTTGCACCTATAGCTGCCGCGCGAGTGATTACTGCTCTCAAACAACTGGGCAGCATTGAACCGACACTTCGCCCACAGGCTGGCTCCAAAGAGGGGCCCCTGAAAACGGACCAAAGCTTCTACATTGTTGATGCGCCTTTCCCAATGCTTCTAACGAAGGCGGACGTGGCAGCTGGCCAAGATGGTAGCGGGAAAAGCGGCGTCTGGGAAGTCGACACTTTAGCGTCCGCCATCAAGCACATTCCCGGTGTTTTGGATGTCGGTATCTTCTCTGGCTTGACTGGTCCTCAAGCTCAGGCATCAGGGGGCATCGGAGGCCAAAGGCCGCTTGCTGCTTACTTTGGAATGCCCGACGGCAGTGTGTCGATCAGGAAGGCACCTCTTTGA
- a CDS encoding NEDD8-activating enzyme E1 regulatory subunit (BUSCO:EOG09261IEV;~COG:O;~EggNog:ENOG410PH8H;~InterPro:IPR035985,IPR000594,IPR030667;~PFAM:PF00899;~go_function: GO:0008641 - ubiquitin-like modifier activating enzyme activity [Evidence IEA];~go_function: GO:0019781 - NEDD8 activating enzyme activity [Evidence IEA];~go_process: GO:0045116 - protein neddylation [Evidence IEA]), producing MTSEFPRALAGPSSKERKYDRQLRLWAASGQQALEETRVLLVNSDGPWGKRSTGVSGVAGVETLKNLVLPGIGGFTIVDPAVVTEPDLGVNFFLENESLGKSRAEETCRLLKELNPDVEGNFKSKPIAEILQEDPGFLTQHKLVLISGPIKHSSLQSLCRDAKALGIPVLYTRSVGFYSIFSLQLPTVFPIVETHPDPESTQDLRLLNPWPELAAAGASITNLDSLDDHQHGHVPYVLLLLHYLEKWKEAHGGSVPSNYKDKTAFRDFVRSSARTNNPQGGEENYDEAVAAVLKSLNPFNLRSSTREIFQLEECKQLTIDSADFWVIASAVREFYEKYQVLPLPGSLPDMKAQTADYVSLQKIYKTKARKDITEVTETVRRIESQLRRAAGVSDKDIEIFCKNASHIQVIRGRNIPQVEGDSQTKKRFQVELGNEESLIPVVLAFQTLDIVVTGIQEGRYSEAALDDETVWSSEIDHILGAIAGGGSAPIDDKAKGRVLEAAQELRRTEGGELHNISSLTGGLVAQEALKVITRQYVPLDNTCIFNGIHSSSAMYKL from the exons ATGACCTCAGAATTCCCTCGCGCCCTGGCCGGCCCCTCTTCTAAGGAAAGGAAGTATGATCGTCAGTTGCGGCTCTGGGCTGCTAGTGGACAGCAAGCCCTAGAGGAAACTCGGGTGCTTTTGGTCAACTCTGATGGACCATGGGGAAAGAGGAGCACGGGTGTATCAGGCGTAGCCGGCGTCGAAACGCTTAAGAATCTCGTCCTTCCAGGCATTGGGGGCTTCACCATTGTTGATCCTGCCGTGGTTACTGAACCAGATCTCGGAGTGAACTTCTTCCTTGAAAATGAAAGCCTCGGCAAGTCAAGAGCCGAGGAGACATGTCGATTGCTGAAAGAGTTGAATCCTGATGTAGAGGGCAACTTCAAATCCAAG CCCATCGCGGAAATTCTCCAAGAGGACCCCGGGTTCCTGACACAGCATAAGCTGGTTTTGATATCGGGTCCCATTAAGCATTCATCCTTGCAATCTCTTTGCCGTGATGCCAAAGCGCTAGGGATCCCCGTCCTCTATACGCGATCTGTGGGATTTTACTCTATATTTtctcttcaacttccaactGTGTTTCCCATAGTAGAGACCCACCCAGATCCAGAATCGACGCAggatctccgtctcctcaacCCCTGGCCGGAGTTGGCTGCGGCGGGTGCCAGTATCACCAACCTAGACAGTCTTGATGATCATCAGCACGGCCACGTACCATACGTATTACTACTCCTTCACTATTTGGAGAAGTGGAAGGAGGCTCATGGCGGATCTGTTCCTTCCAACTATAAGGATAAAACAGCTTTTAGGGACTTCGTACGCTCCAGCGCGCGAACAAATAACCCCCAGGGCGGCGAGGAAAATTATGACGAGGCTGTGGCCGCCGTGCTCAAATCTCTTAACCCATTCAATCTACGCAGCTCCACCAGAGAAATATTCCAGCTGGAAGAATGCAAGCAGCTGACCATAGACTCTGCTGATTTTTGGGTCATTGCGTCTGCAGTGCGCGAATTCTATGAAAAGTACCAAGTGCTCCCTCTACCCGGCTCGCTGCCCGATATGAAAGCCCAAACGGCGGACTATGTCTCACTACAAAAGATATACAAAACAAAAGCGAGGAAAGATATCACAGAAGTCACGGAGACCGTTCGAAGGATTGAATCTCAGTTACGACGCGCTGCTGGAGTCTCCGACAAGGATATTGAAATATTTTGCAAAAACGCTTCCCACATCCAGGTGATTCGTGGTCGTAATATCCCACAAGTGGAAGGGGATTCACAAACGAAGAAACGTTTCCAGGTTGAGCTTGGTAACGAAGAATCTCTTATCCCTGTTGTTCTAGCATTTCAGACCTTGGATATTGTGGTGACCGGGATTCAAGAGGGGAGATATTCCGAGGCCGCCCTTGATGATGAAACAGTGTGGTCTTCTGAAATCGATCACATTTTGGGTGCTATTGCGGGGGGGGGTTCAGCGCCCATTGACGATAAAGCTAAGGGTCGAGTCTTGGAGGCTGCACAAGAGCTTCGACGAACAGAAGGCGGCGAGTTGCACAACATTTCTTCCCTCACCGGCGGCTTAGTGGCACAGGAAGCTCTCAAAGTAATCACTAGGCAGTATGTACCTTTGGATAATACGTGCATCTTCAACGGCAtccacagcagcagtgccATGTACAAGTTGTGA